One genomic segment of Mycolicibacterium psychrotolerans includes these proteins:
- a CDS encoding DUF5319 domain-containing protein, whose product MRDHLPPGLPPDPFADDPSDPSAALDALEPGQPLDPQERTAVEADLADLAVYEALLAHKGIRGLVVCCDECQQDHYHDWDMLRANLLQLLVDGTVRPHEPAYDPEPDSYVTWDYCRGYADASLNEAASESDGYR is encoded by the coding sequence GTGCGAGACCACCTGCCGCCAGGATTGCCGCCTGACCCGTTCGCCGACGACCCGAGTGATCCGTCGGCGGCGCTGGATGCGCTGGAGCCGGGTCAGCCGCTCGATCCGCAGGAACGCACCGCCGTGGAGGCCGATCTGGCCGACCTGGCTGTTTACGAAGCGCTGTTGGCGCACAAGGGAATTCGCGGTCTCGTGGTCTGCTGCGACGAATGCCAGCAGGACCACTATCACGACTGGGACATGCTGCGCGCGAACCTGTTGCAGCTGCTGGTCGACGGAACCGTCCGTCCGCACGAGCCGGCCTACGACCCCGAGCCCGACTCCTACGTCACCTGGGATTACTGCCGCGGTTACGCCGACGCGTCACTCAACGAGGCCGCGTCGGAGTCCGACGGCTATCGCTGA